The proteins below come from a single Gimesia alba genomic window:
- a CDS encoding RNA polymerase sigma factor, which translates to MTSTAELVKSVMCGERAAFAELVRRYERLVLTTVWSVVKDYHLAQDVTQDVFLAAYENLQSLRSPALFGPWVARIAERRAALVLRRRQIDACSLDTVSEIATPPVVEGDEAELHDVLAAIQGLPQHERAVVLLRYVDGHSVRVIAELTGRPVGTVTKQLSRALERLQKILRKVEV; encoded by the coding sequence TTGACATCGACTGCTGAACTAGTGAAATCTGTGATGTGTGGTGAGCGGGCTGCCTTCGCCGAACTCGTGCGGCGATATGAGCGACTCGTCCTTACCACCGTTTGGTCAGTTGTGAAGGACTATCACCTGGCACAAGATGTCACTCAGGATGTGTTTCTCGCCGCCTACGAAAATCTGCAGTCGCTTCGTAGTCCTGCATTGTTCGGTCCGTGGGTGGCACGGATTGCCGAGCGACGGGCGGCCCTGGTGCTGCGACGGCGGCAAATCGATGCGTGTTCTCTGGATACGGTATCTGAGATCGCCACGCCTCCCGTAGTGGAGGGCGATGAGGCGGAACTTCACGATGTGTTGGCCGCAATCCAAGGCCTACCCCAGCATGAACGCGCAGTCGTGCTGCTCCGGTATGTGGACGGCCATTCTGTTCGAGTCATTGCCGAATTGACCGGCCGCCCTGTGGGTACCGTAACCAAACAACTCTCGCGTGCCCTGGAGCGGTTGCAGAAAATTCTACGGAAGGTCGAAGTATGA
- a CDS encoding sulfatase family protein, which produces MTRPNILWYCTDQQRFDTIGALGNAYVKTPVVDSLVEEGVAFTHAYCQSPICTPSRASFMSGLYPSRLHNTRNGNDTFPDWPPLISKLIAESGYQCGLIGKFHLVSAGHRAEPRLDDGFTLWQHSHAPRDDWPEGTHDYADWVRAQGKSLDDMRNSKENVDPEYHQTKWASDRAIEFIEQDHQQPWLLNINIYDPHPPFTPPEKYANMFDPAAMPGPHFEESDQATQELLSRVDFQPVTMSTEISELKKVQALYYAMIAQIDDQFARILNALESTGQRDNTVIIFTSDHGETLGDHGLVQKGCRFYEGLIRVPLIFSWPGHFVANQRATGLVELLDLSATLLDLTGIPIPDYHQGQSLLPVLTGEESGSQIRDSVRCEYFDALDPFFTGGEGSFATMYRDDRYKLSLYHDKDLGELYDLQTDPWEHNNLWDDPEHQAAKQQLILASFNSHVVLTTDVGSKRIAPM; this is translated from the coding sequence ATGACCCGTCCTAATATTTTATGGTATTGCACCGACCAGCAACGGTTTGACACCATTGGTGCGCTGGGGAACGCGTATGTGAAAACGCCTGTGGTTGATTCGCTCGTGGAAGAGGGGGTGGCCTTTACGCATGCGTATTGCCAAAGTCCAATCTGTACCCCCAGCAGGGCGAGTTTTATGAGCGGGCTGTATCCTTCGCGCTTACACAATACCAGAAATGGCAACGACACCTTTCCTGATTGGCCACCACTGATCAGCAAGTTAATCGCAGAGAGTGGTTACCAGTGTGGGTTGATTGGAAAATTTCATTTAGTGAGTGCCGGCCATCGCGCAGAACCTCGGCTGGATGATGGGTTCACACTCTGGCAGCACAGCCATGCTCCGCGTGATGATTGGCCTGAAGGAACACACGATTATGCCGACTGGGTACGTGCTCAAGGTAAAAGCCTTGATGACATGCGAAACAGCAAAGAGAATGTTGACCCCGAATACCATCAGACAAAATGGGCCTCCGATCGGGCGATCGAATTTATCGAACAGGATCATCAACAGCCCTGGTTGCTGAATATCAATATCTATGACCCGCATCCTCCGTTTACGCCTCCTGAAAAATATGCGAATATGTTCGACCCTGCCGCGATGCCGGGTCCCCATTTTGAGGAGTCTGATCAGGCGACCCAGGAACTGCTTTCCCGGGTTGATTTTCAGCCTGTCACGATGTCCACGGAAATCAGTGAGCTGAAAAAAGTTCAGGCACTTTATTATGCAATGATTGCTCAAATTGACGATCAGTTTGCGCGGATCCTCAACGCATTAGAATCAACAGGACAGAGAGACAATACGGTCATCATTTTCACTTCAGACCATGGTGAGACGTTGGGAGATCATGGGCTGGTACAAAAGGGATGTCGATTTTATGAAGGATTGATCCGGGTACCGTTGATTTTCTCCTGGCCGGGACACTTTGTGGCCAACCAGCGTGCAACCGGGCTTGTGGAATTACTCGATCTTTCTGCCACATTACTCGATTTAACAGGTATTCCCATCCCTGACTATCATCAGGGGCAGAGCCTGCTCCCGGTCCTCACAGGCGAAGAATCAGGCTCACAAATTCGCGATAGTGTTCGCTGTGAATACTTTGACGCACTCGATCCGTTTTTCACGGGCGGGGAGGGCAGTTTTGCGACCATGTATCGCGACGACCGGTATAAATTATCTCTGTATCACGACAAGGATTTGGGAGAGCTCTACGATTTGCAAACGGATCCCTGGGAACACAACAACTTGTGGGACGACCCGGAACATCAGGCTGCCAAACAGCAGTTGATCTTAGCGAGCTTTAATAGTCATGTCGTCTTAACAACTGATGTTGGCTCCAAACGGATTGCCCCGATGTGA
- a CDS encoding tripartite tricarboxylate transporter substrate-binding protein: MDAIQTTVVQLSTPLSLTLIFVGTSLGIFVGAIPGLTGAMLIALTLPLTFTLDPQLAMTLLVSMYVGSISGGLITGTLLRMPGTPASVMTTLDGYPMSQQGQPGRALGLGIYASLVGGLISCVFLVTLSAPIARWSTQLGPFEYFSLVLMALVLIATIDGASLTRSLFSGTLGILAAMPGISAATGEVRLTFGFTPLNGGFKLLPVLIGMFAINQVLRDIANIDKKVPRVSVTHSGLWLTFRDWKNQWVNMLRSSFIGTFIGILPGIGANIGSIAAYSAAKNSSKTPQKFGSGSAEGIIASEAANNATVGGALIPLVAMGIPGSVIDAILLGALVLHGLQPGPRLFSDHPELVHTIMGTYFLANLVMFAVMIASVGFLAKLVRFPRPFLLPIILTFCIAGAFALSNRMFDVWVMLGFGLLGLVLERNRIPLAPFVIGFVLGPIAEENLCAGLMSSHGSWLPIITRPISLLFVAISALLLIVPLVRRFRKQSDSKKETLHDDAEKTTALNSSEILSENAEDESHSFWSRYGLPVWHTVAVTAIIGMIVFQFSGFFANQHELTQFPQRPVQVVVPFSAGGGTDLFARIIQKSITENKLLKQPVVIINQPGGSSTIGSRNVKQARADGYKILCNHEGIITSKYSGKVNYGPEAFDPIAQTGEINLVVATHQNARYKNLAELLHYAENHPGKVQFGTNFGAVAHFAAKKIEQASGGEYFNYVQSGDGQKRYTMLIGGHIDATIFSLAEFLSYQGDGQIRALAVLSDKRQAALPDVSTAREQHIDAVVGNSFYWWAPKGTPQERIDLLADTLERAMQSDSVRNSLRVLSIAPVFYRGEKLNENISQSEKKFSELVPGSTVQIPDFPFYMIMATLSLMSIIVVQEKRLSQTPSTNRFSSCKPRIWLAICCFVLLCCYVLVLEQGWLSYWLATAFMVAVTGGAMAKWQPRYLLILIELSLLTGLGTEIVFTSVFSVVLP, encoded by the coding sequence ATGGATGCGATTCAAACGACAGTTGTTCAATTATCTACACCTCTCAGCCTGACGCTGATTTTTGTGGGAACATCGCTTGGTATCTTCGTGGGTGCGATTCCCGGGTTAACCGGCGCCATGTTGATTGCACTCACGTTGCCGTTGACGTTTACGCTCGATCCTCAACTGGCGATGACATTGTTAGTGAGTATGTATGTGGGATCAATCAGCGGTGGCTTGATAACCGGCACACTCTTGCGAATGCCCGGCACGCCCGCCTCTGTTATGACAACGCTTGATGGATACCCCATGTCGCAACAAGGTCAGCCCGGTCGTGCGCTGGGGCTGGGAATTTATGCTTCCCTGGTGGGTGGTTTAATTTCCTGTGTGTTTTTAGTCACCTTGTCTGCCCCGATTGCCCGCTGGTCAACACAATTGGGACCTTTTGAGTACTTCTCGCTGGTGTTGATGGCCCTGGTGCTAATCGCGACCATTGATGGTGCATCGCTGACGCGCTCACTCTTTTCGGGAACATTGGGAATTTTGGCAGCCATGCCGGGAATTTCCGCAGCCACTGGCGAAGTACGACTCACATTCGGGTTCACTCCTCTCAATGGTGGTTTCAAATTGTTGCCCGTTTTAATTGGAATGTTTGCGATCAATCAGGTGCTGCGCGATATTGCGAATATTGACAAGAAAGTTCCGCGCGTCTCGGTAACACACAGTGGGTTGTGGCTTACTTTCAGAGATTGGAAAAATCAATGGGTTAATATGTTGCGGTCTTCCTTTATTGGAACATTTATTGGAATACTTCCCGGCATTGGTGCCAACATCGGCTCGATAGCCGCTTATTCAGCCGCCAAAAACAGTTCCAAAACTCCACAGAAATTCGGTTCCGGTTCTGCTGAGGGGATTATTGCTTCAGAAGCAGCCAATAATGCGACTGTAGGAGGCGCTTTAATTCCACTCGTGGCGATGGGCATCCCTGGCAGTGTGATCGATGCCATTTTGCTCGGCGCATTAGTTCTGCATGGTTTGCAACCAGGTCCGCGGTTATTCAGCGATCATCCCGAACTCGTGCATACCATTATGGGGACCTATTTTCTGGCAAACCTGGTCATGTTTGCGGTGATGATTGCATCAGTCGGTTTTCTGGCAAAACTGGTACGGTTTCCACGTCCTTTTTTGTTACCCATTATTCTCACCTTTTGCATTGCCGGAGCATTTGCGTTGTCGAACCGAATGTTCGATGTCTGGGTGATGCTCGGTTTCGGGCTGCTGGGACTGGTATTAGAGCGAAACCGAATCCCATTGGCACCCTTTGTCATTGGTTTTGTCTTAGGTCCGATTGCGGAAGAAAATTTGTGCGCCGGGCTAATGTCATCGCATGGTAGCTGGTTACCGATCATCACTCGGCCCATTTCTTTACTCTTTGTCGCCATCTCTGCATTATTGCTGATTGTGCCGCTTGTGCGTCGGTTCCGCAAACAATCGGACAGCAAAAAAGAGACCTTGCATGATGATGCCGAAAAGACGACTGCTCTTAATTCCTCAGAAATATTGAGTGAGAACGCAGAAGATGAGTCTCACTCATTTTGGAGTCGATACGGTTTACCAGTTTGGCATACTGTTGCGGTGACGGCCATTATTGGCATGATCGTCTTTCAGTTTTCTGGTTTCTTCGCGAATCAACATGAGCTGACGCAATTTCCACAACGCCCCGTTCAGGTTGTCGTGCCGTTTTCTGCAGGAGGCGGAACGGACCTGTTTGCCAGAATCATTCAAAAGTCCATCACCGAGAATAAGCTGCTGAAACAACCTGTCGTCATCATTAATCAGCCGGGGGGCAGTAGTACGATTGGGAGCCGAAATGTCAAACAGGCGCGGGCCGATGGTTACAAAATACTCTGTAACCATGAGGGGATTATTACATCGAAATACTCCGGCAAAGTGAACTACGGTCCGGAGGCTTTTGATCCGATTGCCCAAACGGGAGAGATTAACCTGGTGGTAGCAACGCATCAAAATGCCCGGTACAAAAATCTGGCTGAGCTGTTGCATTACGCCGAGAACCATCCTGGTAAAGTTCAATTTGGAACCAATTTCGGGGCAGTCGCCCATTTCGCTGCCAAAAAGATAGAACAGGCCTCTGGTGGTGAATATTTTAATTATGTGCAATCGGGAGATGGGCAAAAGCGATATACGATGCTCATTGGTGGTCATATCGATGCCACCATTTTTTCGCTGGCAGAATTTCTGTCCTATCAGGGAGACGGGCAGATTCGCGCTTTGGCAGTATTGTCTGACAAGAGGCAAGCCGCCCTGCCGGACGTTTCGACGGCTCGCGAACAGCATATCGATGCCGTGGTTGGTAACTCGTTTTACTGGTGGGCACCCAAAGGTACTCCGCAAGAGCGAATTGATCTACTGGCAGATACACTGGAGCGGGCGATGCAATCCGATTCTGTGCGGAATAGTTTGCGGGTGTTGTCTATTGCACCGGTGTTTTATCGGGGCGAGAAATTAAATGAGAACATCAGCCAAAGTGAGAAGAAATTTAGCGAACTGGTTCCCGGATCAACAGTTCAGATTCCTGATTTTCCTTTCTATATGATCATGGCAACTCTCTCATTGATGAGCATTATCGTCGTACAGGAAAAACGTCTCAGTCAAACACCGTCAACAAATAGATTCTCAAGCTGCAAGCCGCGCATCTGGCTGGCCATTTGTTGTTTTGTACTGCTTTGCTGTTATGTGCTGGTGTTAGAACAGGGCTGGCTCAGTTACTGGCTGGCAACTGCATTTATGGTTGCAGTCACTGGCGGAGCTATGGCAAAATGGCAACCGAGGTATTTGTTAATTCTCATCGAACTCTCTTTGTTGACTGGTTTGGGTACAGAAATTGTGTTCACATCAGTATTCTCTGTTGTACTGCCCTAA
- a CDS encoding ATP-binding protein, producing MSSDEHFEVTIPSDTSEGQAVQARIVEALEVREYPDRDVFAVRLALEEALVNAIKHGNRMSPDKSVEINCWLSDERVRIEIQDEGEGFDRTDVPDPTLLENLERPCGRGIMLMGAFMNLIEYNEQGNKVTLEKIKGVAPEQPDAEAE from the coding sequence ATGTCATCGGACGAACACTTTGAAGTAACGATTCCCAGCGATACCTCGGAAGGTCAGGCTGTTCAAGCCAGGATTGTCGAGGCTCTTGAGGTACGTGAGTATCCAGATCGCGATGTCTTTGCCGTGCGCCTGGCTCTGGAAGAGGCGTTGGTGAATGCCATCAAGCATGGGAATCGCATGTCGCCTGACAAAAGCGTTGAAATCAACTGCTGGTTGAGCGACGAACGGGTTCGCATTGAAATCCAGGATGAAGGCGAAGGCTTTGACCGGACCGATGTCCCGGATCCTACCCTGCTGGAAAATCTCGAACGCCCCTGTGGCCGGGGAATCATGCTGATGGGGGCCTTTATGAACCTCATCGAATACAATGAGCAAGGCAATAAAGTCACCTTGGAAAAGATCAAAGGGGTGGCCCCCGAGCAACCGGACGCCGAAGCTGAGTGA
- a CDS encoding STAS domain-containing protein, with translation MAAGHRRVDIEEVNDVTIAKFIDKKILDEGNIQIIGTQLFGLVDEDGRKKIILDFSNVEYLSSAALGKLITLDKKVKKAKGKLKLCSIRPDIYEVFAITRLNQLFDIAETQEAALEGF, from the coding sequence ATGGCAGCTGGTCACCGTCGTGTTGACATCGAGGAAGTCAATGATGTCACCATTGCAAAGTTTATTGACAAGAAGATTCTTGATGAAGGAAACATCCAGATCATCGGGACGCAATTATTCGGACTTGTCGATGAAGATGGGCGCAAGAAGATTATTCTCGACTTTTCCAATGTCGAATATCTTTCCAGTGCAGCACTCGGAAAGTTAATTACACTGGATAAAAAAGTTAAAAAGGCAAAGGGGAAATTGAAACTTTGTTCAATTCGTCCTGATATCTATGAAGTATTTGCCATTACGAGACTGAATCAACTTTTTGATATCGCCGAAACACAGGAAGCTGCTCTCGAAGGGTTTTAG
- a CDS encoding dimethylarginine dimethylaminohydrolase family protein yields the protein MKFNTPTILMCPPDYYGIEYEINPWMSRSQQSNLDVARQQWEALHQLLQTLNARIELIAPVKGLPDLVFTANAGLIWKDKAFLSLFRHEARQGETAVDRDWFQEAGFETIEMPDDYFFEGAGDALFCGDTLFAGYLIRSDVKALQWVAGEMNCRVIPLQLVDEFYYHLDTCFCPLSETEAIYYPPAFDSYAQQALKEHIPHLIPVVDQEAQRFACNAVVIGKSVALNTGCPQLEKDLKERGYEAHSTPLDEFIKAGGSAKCLTLRLDGECAAAWS from the coding sequence TTGAAATTCAATACCCCCACCATCTTAATGTGTCCGCCCGATTATTATGGGATTGAATACGAAATCAATCCCTGGATGAGCCGCAGTCAACAGAGTAATCTCGACGTGGCCCGGCAGCAGTGGGAGGCCTTGCATCAGCTTCTGCAGACTTTGAATGCCCGTATTGAGTTGATAGCACCCGTCAAAGGGCTGCCCGACCTCGTCTTTACGGCGAACGCCGGACTCATCTGGAAAGACAAGGCATTTCTGTCCCTGTTTCGGCATGAAGCGCGACAGGGAGAAACCGCCGTCGATCGGGACTGGTTTCAAGAGGCTGGCTTTGAAACAATTGAGATGCCCGACGATTATTTCTTTGAAGGGGCCGGCGATGCGCTGTTTTGCGGAGACACACTCTTTGCCGGTTATCTGATTCGCAGCGATGTGAAGGCCCTGCAATGGGTAGCCGGTGAAATGAACTGCCGCGTGATTCCGTTACAACTGGTTGATGAATTCTATTATCATCTCGATACCTGCTTCTGTCCTCTCAGTGAGACGGAAGCCATTTATTATCCACCCGCTTTTGACAGCTATGCGCAACAAGCTTTAAAAGAACATATCCCGCATTTGATTCCTGTTGTGGATCAGGAAGCGCAGCGGTTTGCCTGTAATGCCGTCGTGATCGGGAAATCGGTGGCCTTGAATACAGGCTGCCCTCAACTGGAAAAAGATCTTAAGGAACGCGGTTATGAGGCACACAGCACGCCCCTGGATGAATTCATCAAAGCAGGCGGCTCTGCGAAATGCCTGACCTTAAGGCTGGATGGAGAGTGTGCGGCTGCTTGGTCTTGA
- a CDS encoding M3 family oligoendopeptidase produces the protein MTEAISYPLTWDLASLYPHPDHADFENALKQMKTSLEELVTRVAELSTSTNPETDASVWGDFLTDYQAAIAELSGLFACLECYCSEDANNKHYQTLMARLASIRPLRENIETQLQLTVRELSDEVLQQFCQQDARIQEIQFFLEDCKRNATLRLPKEQEILASQLAVDGLHAWGRLYDRLSGDLKIRIMEKGELVERSPGQVHFDSPERSIRENNFFAANKAWDTIADSCADALNHLSGTRLTVYSHLPVTDHLDAPLIYNRMQRGTLDTMWSVISKRKQKLVQFLEKKAEMLGLSQLCWYDLNAPLPLTGGESPEISYDRACELIVNSFDQFSPDLSEFAERALRENWIEAENRPGKRQGGFCTTFPVQKQSRIFMTYTDSADSMSTLAHELGHAYHSYVLKDVPYALSDYPMNLAETASTFAEAVLGEQRLKAAKSKAEELQILDGMLGDAVAFMMNIHSRFLFEDRLHQERQEGELTPDRFSELMQQAQKEAYAGALDDAGWNPQFWISKLHFYISELPFYNFPYTFGYLLSLGVYALADTFSDPSEFAAKYRELLIATGCQVTEEAVSNTFGYQLGEADFWNKSIDIIDRRVDRFLELAE, from the coding sequence ATGACTGAGGCAATTTCGTACCCCCTGACCTGGGACCTGGCTTCCCTGTACCCTCATCCGGACCACGCTGACTTTGAAAATGCTTTGAAGCAGATGAAAACGTCGCTGGAGGAGCTGGTGACGCGGGTTGCTGAATTGTCTACGTCTACCAATCCAGAAACGGATGCCAGCGTCTGGGGTGATTTTCTTACAGACTACCAGGCTGCCATCGCCGAATTATCAGGACTGTTTGCCTGCCTGGAGTGCTACTGTTCCGAAGATGCAAACAACAAACACTATCAGACCTTAATGGCGCGTCTGGCCAGTATCCGTCCGTTACGCGAAAACATCGAAACACAACTGCAGCTCACCGTGCGTGAACTTTCGGATGAAGTCCTGCAGCAATTCTGCCAGCAGGATGCGCGGATTCAAGAGATTCAATTCTTCCTGGAAGACTGCAAACGGAATGCAACACTCAGGCTGCCTAAAGAACAGGAGATTCTGGCGTCGCAACTGGCGGTCGACGGTTTGCATGCCTGGGGACGTTTGTATGACCGTCTATCGGGCGATCTGAAAATTCGGATTATGGAAAAGGGGGAACTGGTGGAACGGTCTCCTGGCCAGGTCCACTTTGATTCGCCAGAGCGTTCGATTCGCGAAAATAATTTCTTCGCTGCGAACAAAGCCTGGGACACGATCGCCGATTCCTGTGCTGACGCGTTGAATCATCTCTCGGGAACCAGACTCACTGTCTATAGCCACCTGCCGGTCACCGACCATCTGGATGCCCCGTTGATTTATAATCGGATGCAGCGCGGCACTCTGGATACGATGTGGTCTGTCATTTCGAAGCGGAAACAGAAGCTGGTGCAATTTCTGGAAAAGAAAGCCGAAATGCTGGGGCTGTCCCAACTCTGCTGGTACGACCTGAATGCGCCACTCCCCCTGACGGGCGGCGAATCGCCGGAGATATCCTACGATCGCGCGTGCGAATTGATTGTCAATTCCTTTGACCAGTTCAGTCCCGACTTGAGTGAATTCGCCGAACGGGCACTCCGTGAAAACTGGATTGAAGCCGAGAATCGTCCGGGAAAACGACAGGGTGGTTTCTGCACGACGTTCCCTGTTCAGAAGCAGTCGCGCATTTTCATGACCTACACCGATTCCGCCGACAGCATGTCAACACTGGCGCACGAACTGGGACACGCCTATCATTCGTATGTCCTCAAAGATGTGCCTTATGCACTCAGCGATTATCCAATGAACCTGGCGGAAACCGCTTCCACGTTTGCCGAAGCAGTGCTGGGCGAACAACGTCTGAAAGCTGCAAAGTCGAAAGCAGAAGAACTGCAGATTCTCGATGGCATGCTGGGAGACGCGGTCGCCTTTATGATGAATATCCACTCCCGCTTCCTGTTTGAAGACCGGCTGCATCAGGAGCGGCAGGAAGGCGAATTGACGCCTGACCGTTTCTCTGAGTTGATGCAACAAGCACAGAAAGAAGCGTATGCGGGCGCCCTGGATGATGCGGGTTGGAATCCGCAGTTCTGGATTTCCAAATTGCATTTTTATATCAGCGAATTACCGTTCTACAATTTTCCTTATACGTTTGGCTATTTACTCTCCCTCGGCGTTTATGCTCTCGCAGATACATTTTCCGATCCGTCGGAATTCGCAGCCAAATACCGTGAACTGCTGATTGCCACCGGGTGTCAGGTTACTGAAGAAGCCGTCTCGAATACATTTGGCTATCAGTTGGGGGAAGCCGACTTCTGGAACAAGAGTATCGATATCATTGATCGCCGGGTCGACCGCTTCCTGGAACTGGCAGAGTAA
- the metX gene encoding homoserine O-acetyltransferase MetX: MATQQETAEARQHSGVGFVQTQLATLFVPPHWLKLAGGGELGPIQVAYETYGELTPAKDNAIFICHALTGDAHAAGYYEDDDEKAKPGWWDDLIGPGRTLDTDKYFVICANVLGGCQGTTGPGSINPETNQQYRLNFPFITVGDIVEVHSALTRHLGIDQLLAVIGGSLGGMQVLEWAARFPDQLRSAICLASAAQLSAQGIAFNAVGRRAIKTDPEYKDGEYETGAGPRYGLALARMIAHITYLSDQSIEMKFGRRLQDHDTFTYEMLPEVEFQVESYLHYQGKRFVERFDANSYLYLTRAMDYFDLESQYGSLTNALGKTDARFLIASYDSDWLFTTTQSKEILRALIECGKHVSFIELKSPFGHDSFLIEIEQLQNMITPFLEQAYQSRLMESAQKT, translated from the coding sequence ATGGCAACACAACAGGAAACAGCGGAAGCCCGCCAACATTCAGGGGTGGGTTTTGTTCAGACCCAACTGGCGACCTTGTTTGTGCCTCCTCACTGGTTAAAACTGGCGGGGGGTGGAGAACTGGGGCCGATTCAGGTGGCCTATGAAACGTATGGCGAATTGACGCCGGCGAAAGACAATGCCATCTTCATCTGTCATGCGCTGACCGGAGATGCTCACGCAGCCGGATACTATGAAGATGATGACGAAAAGGCAAAACCGGGCTGGTGGGATGATCTGATTGGCCCCGGCAGAACTTTGGACACCGATAAATATTTTGTCATTTGCGCGAATGTGCTGGGCGGCTGTCAGGGAACTACGGGCCCCGGAAGCATCAATCCCGAAACCAACCAACAGTATCGTCTCAATTTTCCCTTTATCACTGTGGGTGACATTGTCGAAGTCCATTCCGCATTGACCCGGCATCTGGGCATTGATCAATTACTGGCTGTGATCGGCGGGAGTCTGGGAGGCATGCAGGTCCTGGAATGGGCCGCGCGTTTTCCGGATCAGTTACGCAGCGCGATTTGCCTTGCATCAGCGGCCCAACTCTCGGCCCAGGGAATCGCCTTTAACGCTGTTGGCAGACGCGCCATCAAAACAGATCCCGAATACAAAGACGGGGAATACGAAACAGGCGCCGGCCCTCGCTATGGTCTGGCATTGGCCCGCATGATTGCCCACATCACTTATCTGTCAGACCAGTCGATTGAAATGAAATTCGGTCGACGTCTGCAGGATCACGACACCTTTACTTATGAAATGCTGCCTGAAGTCGAGTTCCAGGTCGAGAGCTACCTGCATTATCAGGGCAAACGATTCGTGGAACGGTTTGATGCCAACAGCTATCTCTACCTCACGCGGGCGATGGACTATTTTGATCTTGAATCGCAATATGGTTCGTTGACCAACGCTCTGGGCAAAACTGATGCTCGGTTTTTAATTGCTTCTTATGACTCGGACTGGCTGTTTACCACCACTCAAAGTAAAGAAATTCTGCGAGCGCTGATTGAATGCGGCAAACATGTATCGTTTATCGAATTAAAAAGCCCGTTCGGACACGACTCCTTTCTGATTGAAATTGAACAACTGCAAAACATGATTACTCCCTTTCTGGAACAGGCCTATCAAAGCCGGCTGATGGAGAGTGCTCAAAAGACATAA
- the metW gene encoding methionine biosynthesis protein MetW: MTDKLLLEQIQPGSRVLDLGCGDGRLLARLREERGASVLGIEIDITQHHAAIARGVPVIQADLDEGLQDIPDGSFDYVVLSQTLQQVLQPKQLLEEMVRVAKRALVVVPNFGNWRIRLQVLKQGRAPVTEVLPYEWYNTPNLHLMSMHDFQDLMRLLGIEILQEIPIINHRAVERAWLANLRAQHVLYVLQRQSDPYPVSESENNAESELESPRPGSR; encoded by the coding sequence ATGACGGATAAACTGCTGCTGGAACAGATTCAGCCAGGCAGTCGCGTTCTCGACCTGGGTTGCGGCGATGGTCGTCTGCTGGCCCGGTTGCGCGAAGAACGCGGGGCTTCGGTACTGGGCATTGAAATCGATATCACACAACATCACGCCGCGATCGCCCGCGGAGTTCCAGTGATTCAGGCCGACCTGGATGAAGGCTTGCAGGACATTCCCGACGGCTCCTTCGATTACGTCGTCTTGAGCCAGACGCTGCAACAGGTGTTACAACCGAAACAGCTACTGGAAGAAATGGTGCGCGTTGCCAAGCGGGCATTGGTTGTGGTGCCCAATTTTGGCAACTGGCGGATTCGACTCCAGGTTTTAAAACAGGGGCGTGCCCCGGTCACGGAAGTCTTACCCTATGAATGGTATAACACGCCGAACTTGCACCTGATGTCGATGCATGATTTCCAGGACCTGATGCGGCTGCTGGGAATCGAAATCCTCCAGGAAATTCCGATCATCAACCATCGTGCCGTCGAACGCGCCTGGCTGGCCAATCTGCGTGCCCAGCATGTGCTCTATGTTCTGCAACGACAGAGTGATCCTTATCCAGTATCTGAAAGTGAAAATAACGCAGAGAGCGAACTCGAATCTCCCCGACCTGGTTCGCGATAA